The following are from one region of the Myxococcus stipitatus genome:
- a CDS encoding YncE family protein, with protein sequence MRAYLVISALLLVSCSVGNEPRPPPSSRLVYPSGVAFWRAGDSSSTNGFLYVAGANFDKCFDSGAVSALDLDGLGLRPFGKDFSDPEEVAGFPALLTDLRVGASSFVLIDSFAGEMTLWNPPGRGPRLFVPTRAEGSYLQVVDVGEDGLSLSCAQNAGRDCRIDALSLANPPGAKNGQPGAPGPLGVAVRREDPAANVWVTATELVGPAGAETEDELQSYLVDLPAATPFRDALTTDNFVATGVGGLEPGAAHAVAIGGRYVYATGRNSSTVQFGALPARFAMRLVDQTNTSRVLDSALTVSYAIREARGIAVVPMYRADDPSQVDPDRERVYLLARGPDTLLTIDIEGARADFPTLRVVSAQSLPEGASELEVLSRGVGRGNLIAVTGSGDEAVSIYDEELGQLVAQVLVGDQDPAQPSQPFGLTADVRGNSARLFTSTFGDGRVAVIDIPNLDRPQDARRVALLGTRQLRDTRQGTSVCQESSP encoded by the coding sequence ATGCGCGCCTATCTCGTCATCTCCGCGCTGTTGCTCGTGTCGTGTTCTGTCGGCAATGAGCCGCGGCCTCCGCCGTCCTCCCGTCTCGTCTACCCGAGTGGCGTCGCTTTCTGGCGCGCGGGGGACAGTTCGTCCACCAATGGCTTCCTGTACGTGGCCGGCGCGAACTTCGACAAGTGCTTCGACTCCGGCGCGGTGTCCGCGCTGGACCTGGATGGCCTGGGGCTGCGGCCCTTCGGCAAGGACTTCTCCGACCCGGAGGAGGTGGCCGGCTTCCCGGCGCTGCTCACGGACCTGCGGGTCGGGGCCTCGTCGTTCGTGCTCATCGACAGCTTCGCGGGGGAGATGACGCTGTGGAACCCACCGGGGCGCGGGCCGCGGCTGTTCGTCCCCACGCGCGCCGAGGGCAGCTACCTGCAGGTCGTCGACGTGGGCGAGGACGGCCTGTCGCTCTCCTGCGCGCAGAACGCCGGCCGGGACTGCCGCATCGACGCCTTGTCGCTCGCGAACCCGCCAGGCGCGAAGAATGGCCAGCCGGGGGCGCCCGGTCCCCTGGGCGTGGCGGTGCGGCGCGAGGACCCCGCCGCCAACGTCTGGGTCACGGCGACGGAGCTGGTGGGGCCGGCCGGGGCGGAGACGGAGGACGAGCTCCAGTCGTACCTGGTGGACCTGCCGGCCGCGACGCCGTTCCGCGACGCGCTCACCACCGACAACTTCGTGGCCACCGGCGTGGGCGGCCTCGAGCCGGGCGCCGCGCACGCGGTGGCCATCGGCGGGCGCTACGTCTACGCGACGGGGCGCAACTCCTCGACGGTGCAGTTCGGCGCGCTGCCGGCGCGCTTCGCCATGCGGCTGGTGGACCAGACGAACACCTCGCGCGTGCTCGACAGCGCGCTGACGGTCAGCTACGCCATCCGCGAGGCGCGCGGCATCGCCGTCGTCCCGATGTACCGCGCGGATGACCCGTCCCAGGTGGACCCCGACCGCGAGCGCGTCTACCTGCTGGCGCGCGGCCCCGACACGCTGCTCACCATCGACATCGAGGGCGCGCGGGCGGACTTCCCCACGCTGCGCGTGGTGTCCGCGCAGTCGCTCCCCGAGGGCGCCAGCGAGCTGGAGGTCCTCTCCCGGGGCGTCGGGCGTGGCAACCTCATCGCGGTGACGGGCAGCGGCGACGAGGCCGTCTCCATCTACGACGAGGAGCTCGGACAGCTGGTCGCCCAGGTGCTGGTGGGAGACCAGGACCCGGCCCAGCCCAGCCAGCCCTTCGGCCTGACGGCGGACGTCCGCGGCAACTCGGCGCGCCTGTTCACCAGCACCTTCGGCGACGGACGCGTGGCCGTCATCGACATCCCCAACCTCGACCGGCCGCAGGATGCGCGGCGGGTGGCCCTGCTCGGGACCCGACAGCTCCGTGATACGCGTCAGGGAACCAGCGTGTGCCAGGAGTCCTCACCGTGA
- a CDS encoding A24 family peptidase: MTPGHIALWTVLGVALVISLVTDVLRRQILDVVTYPLMAVGLGVRLATEGVGDLRQGLVSGLISGVGLALLLVPAAARGRMGWGDVKLMGGVGAVLGFPASMAAAAFISLVGAMQAVITLLWHGAAWDTVAAVLRRWAVRLHLAREDAQPAAQRHIPYGVAIALGTFWALWWQHESLG, encoded by the coding sequence ATGACGCCTGGACACATCGCGCTGTGGACGGTCCTTGGAGTGGCCCTGGTGATCTCGCTGGTGACGGACGTGTTGCGCCGGCAGATCCTCGACGTGGTCACCTATCCGCTGATGGCGGTGGGGCTCGGGGTGCGTCTCGCCACCGAAGGGGTGGGGGACCTGAGGCAGGGGTTGGTCAGCGGGCTGATATCGGGTGTGGGGCTGGCATTGCTGCTGGTCCCGGCGGCGGCGCGGGGGCGGATGGGGTGGGGTGACGTGAAGTTGATGGGAGGGGTGGGCGCCGTGCTGGGCTTCCCGGCGTCGATGGCGGCGGCCGCCTTCATCTCCCTGGTGGGCGCCATGCAGGCGGTCATCACGCTGCTGTGGCACGGAGCGGCGTGGGACACGGTGGCGGCGGTCCTGCGGCGTTGGGCGGTGCGGTTGCACCTGGCGCGCGAGGACGCGCAGCCCGCCGCGCAGCGTCACATCCCCTACGGGGTGGCCATCGCGCTCGGGACCTTCTGGGCGCTGTGGTGGCAGCACGAGAGCTTGGGTTAG
- a CDS encoding cyclic nucleotide-binding domain-containing protein — protein sequence MPGATGGQGSGGARVGTDAEGAGVLRAVRSLVELEQTEQAAQLYEEMGASQRERLQQQAARRPAKERRGFVEVLRRARDFLGAARLMDGSGDDATAADLYLQSGQYLEAAEALLRAGDAERAAAAFERAGALERALEVYRKLGAREAMAQCLARLKRPFDAADVYRDLGQPHAEVEVLGGVTPEDPRYVEAVLRMCRLLDVEGFTHRALAVLVDAMTSSDVARAESSVVTEKARLLRRMGMEAEAEAVLGRRTTPSTMPVANGYRFLKAIPIFGELSLEDMKDLYRQARQVVIAQGAVVLEKGDPGVGLLVLLEGTVDVFSGAEPDARHLNTLGPGAHLGEISLVQDATVSAHVRARTAVRALRISRTAFEHYLDTHEAAALRIYRLFTQNLAARVRALSA from the coding sequence ATGCCAGGAGCCACAGGCGGACAAGGCTCGGGGGGCGCGCGAGTGGGAACGGATGCAGAAGGGGCGGGGGTGCTGCGGGCGGTGCGGTCGCTGGTGGAGCTGGAGCAGACGGAGCAGGCCGCGCAGCTCTACGAGGAGATGGGCGCGTCGCAGCGCGAGCGGCTCCAGCAGCAGGCGGCCCGTCGTCCCGCGAAGGAGCGCCGTGGGTTCGTGGAGGTGCTGCGCCGGGCCCGGGACTTCCTGGGCGCCGCCAGGCTCATGGACGGCAGTGGCGACGATGCCACCGCGGCCGACCTGTATCTCCAGAGCGGCCAGTACCTGGAGGCCGCCGAGGCGTTGCTGCGCGCGGGGGACGCCGAGCGCGCGGCGGCGGCCTTCGAGCGGGCCGGGGCGCTGGAGCGGGCGCTGGAGGTGTACCGGAAGCTGGGGGCGCGGGAGGCCATGGCCCAGTGCCTGGCCCGGCTCAAGCGCCCCTTCGACGCGGCGGATGTCTACCGCGACCTGGGGCAGCCGCACGCGGAGGTGGAGGTGCTCGGCGGTGTCACGCCGGAGGACCCGCGCTACGTGGAGGCCGTGCTGCGCATGTGCCGGCTGCTGGACGTGGAGGGGTTCACGCACCGGGCGCTCGCGGTGCTGGTGGACGCGATGACCAGCTCCGACGTCGCGCGCGCGGAGTCCTCCGTGGTGACGGAGAAGGCGCGCCTGTTGCGGCGCATGGGCATGGAGGCGGAGGCGGAGGCGGTGCTCGGCCGGCGGACGACGCCCAGCACCATGCCCGTGGCCAACGGCTATCGCTTCCTGAAGGCCATCCCCATCTTCGGCGAGCTGTCGCTGGAGGACATGAAGGACCTCTACCGCCAGGCACGCCAGGTGGTCATCGCCCAGGGCGCGGTGGTGCTGGAGAAGGGCGACCCGGGCGTGGGGCTGCTCGTCCTCCTCGAGGGCACTGTGGACGTCTTCAGCGGCGCGGAGCCCGACGCCCGACACCTCAACACCCTGGGGCCGGGCGCGCACCTGGGGGAGATCTCCCTGGTGCAGGACGCCACGGTCTCCGCCCACGTCCGGGCGCGCACGGCCGTGCGGGCGCTGCGCATCAGCCGCACGGCCTTCGAGCACTACCTGGATACCCACGAGGCGGCGGCGCTGCGCATCTACCGCCTGTTCACGCAGAACCTGGCGGCCCGGGTCCGCGCCTTGAGCGCGTGA
- a CDS encoding serine/threonine protein kinase → MPRFMARKDGAGDDPDRGRRIGKYEILTRLSMGGMAELFLAFTSGPGGFRKFVAVKQILPDIKKDEQFVQMFLDEARITAAFSHANIGQVFDLGEDGGELYLAMEFLPGQNLEQVVKAASRRQYALPVGFIGRVIRDTCLGLHYAHHFTDPSGRPVAVVHRDVSPKNVMLTYDGVVKVIDFGIAKARGRLGRTQVGTVKGTSGYMSPEQVRGHAMDGRSDLFSVGVMLHELLTGQRLFNGPHEAAVMLQIVESEITSPRAGNPDIPEALDAVVMRALSRDVAHRFASGREMARAIEAALGPELFDEDGITQVMGELFEEKRQKTRTLLELASSAEDARVSEAAGALQQEEAGEPQPTEQHKVAPKARPPASGSAPKPMPQRRPSVSTDPEVQTRAGTTTPRPTPQRRPSVGTDPELQTRVGAGSGPKAVPQRRAPGEPASATPRKPRPALEASNPRPARRGASVDEDVADASEEALDEASDLSTQQFRTRPPRPGARGAARAASRAPERSETPRQTPAAKAPSRWGGRVALLVLLAAVGYAATLPIVRAQFMPAYESARAWVKAELDPAPHKDPASDAPWPPPQKSGPPPGFPGAPTAPDPRPGAQAAAQPAPETPPETQPSAPPEEAPAAAKSPATGTSGVKTASATTPAARTGKGSEPTKPPTRKAKAAEPKATPEQEPVTTVTQDPDALAEVMDTTTTKGAAKAGLGWITLYTVPRAAVFDGSTQLGTTPLQKFPLPVGTYRLRVVDPTSPDAPSKLLAAPVKPGVVTKLQIRLSDLPPYKE, encoded by the coding sequence ATGCCGCGGTTCATGGCCAGGAAGGACGGCGCCGGAGATGATCCCGACCGGGGGCGGCGCATCGGAAAGTACGAGATCCTCACGCGTCTCTCGATGGGAGGGATGGCGGAGCTGTTCCTCGCGTTCACGTCGGGACCGGGTGGCTTCCGCAAGTTCGTCGCCGTCAAGCAGATCCTCCCGGACATCAAGAAGGACGAGCAGTTCGTCCAGATGTTCCTGGACGAGGCGCGCATCACCGCGGCCTTCTCGCACGCGAACATCGGCCAGGTGTTCGACCTGGGCGAGGACGGCGGTGAGCTGTACCTGGCCATGGAGTTCCTGCCCGGGCAGAACCTGGAGCAGGTCGTCAAGGCCGCCTCCCGCCGGCAGTACGCGTTGCCGGTGGGCTTCATCGGCCGGGTGATCCGCGATACCTGCCTGGGCCTGCACTACGCGCATCACTTCACCGACCCGTCGGGCCGGCCCGTGGCGGTGGTGCACCGCGACGTGTCGCCGAAGAACGTGATGCTCACCTACGACGGCGTCGTGAAGGTGATCGACTTCGGCATCGCCAAGGCGCGCGGGCGGCTGGGGCGCACGCAGGTGGGCACGGTGAAGGGGACGAGCGGCTACATGTCCCCCGAACAGGTCCGCGGCCACGCCATGGACGGTCGCAGCGACCTGTTCTCCGTGGGCGTGATGCTGCACGAGCTGCTCACCGGGCAGCGGCTGTTCAACGGCCCCCACGAGGCCGCGGTGATGTTGCAGATCGTGGAGAGCGAGATCACCTCCCCCCGCGCGGGCAACCCGGACATCCCGGAGGCGCTCGACGCGGTGGTGATGCGGGCGTTGTCGCGCGACGTGGCGCACCGCTTCGCCAGCGGCCGGGAGATGGCGCGCGCCATCGAGGCGGCGCTCGGCCCGGAGCTGTTCGACGAGGACGGCATCACGCAGGTGATGGGCGAGCTGTTCGAGGAGAAGCGCCAGAAGACGCGCACGCTGCTCGAACTGGCCAGCAGCGCGGAGGACGCGCGGGTCAGCGAGGCGGCCGGCGCCCTCCAGCAGGAGGAGGCCGGGGAGCCGCAGCCCACCGAACAGCACAAGGTCGCCCCCAAGGCGCGCCCGCCGGCGTCGGGCAGCGCGCCCAAGCCCATGCCCCAGCGGCGCCCCTCGGTGAGCACGGACCCGGAGGTCCAGACGCGCGCGGGCACCACCACGCCCCGGCCCACGCCCCAGCGGCGCCCCTCGGTGGGGACGGATCCGGAGCTCCAGACGCGCGTGGGCGCCGGCAGCGGCCCCAAGGCCGTGCCCCAGCGCCGCGCTCCGGGCGAGCCCGCCTCGGCGACGCCGCGCAAGCCCCGTCCCGCGCTGGAGGCGTCGAACCCCCGTCCGGCCCGCCGCGGCGCGTCCGTGGACGAGGACGTTGCGGACGCCTCCGAGGAGGCGCTGGACGAGGCGAGCGACCTGTCCACGCAGCAGTTCCGCACCCGGCCTCCGCGACCGGGCGCGCGAGGCGCGGCGCGCGCGGCGTCCCGTGCCCCGGAGCGCTCGGAGACTCCCCGGCAGACCCCCGCCGCCAAGGCGCCGTCGCGCTGGGGCGGGCGGGTGGCGCTGCTCGTCCTGCTGGCGGCGGTGGGGTACGCGGCGACGCTGCCCATCGTCCGCGCGCAGTTCATGCCCGCCTACGAGTCCGCGCGTGCCTGGGTGAAGGCCGAGCTGGACCCGGCCCCGCACAAGGATCCGGCGTCGGACGCGCCCTGGCCGCCCCCGCAGAAGTCCGGGCCGCCTCCGGGCTTCCCGGGAGCCCCCACGGCGCCTGATCCGCGGCCGGGGGCGCAGGCCGCGGCCCAGCCCGCGCCGGAGACCCCGCCCGAAACGCAGCCGTCCGCCCCTCCGGAGGAGGCGCCAGCCGCCGCGAAGTCCCCGGCGACGGGGACCTCCGGCGTCAAGACGGCGTCCGCCACCACGCCCGCCGCGCGGACGGGGAAGGGGAGCGAGCCCACGAAGCCGCCCACCCGCAAGGCGAAGGCGGCCGAGCCGAAGGCGACTCCGGAGCAGGAGCCGGTCACCACCGTGACGCAGGACCCGGACGCGCTGGCCGAGGTCATGGACACGACCACGACCAAGGGCGCCGCGAAGGCGGGGCTCGGGTGGATCACGCTCTACACGGTCCCCCGCGCGGCGGTGTTCGACGGCTCCACGCAGCTGGGCACGACGCCGCTGCAGAAGTTCCCGCTCCCGGTGGGGACCTACCGCCTGCGGGTGGTGGACCCCACGAGCCCCGACGCGCCGAGCAAGCTGCTGGCCGCGCCCGTCAAGCCGGGCGTCGTCACCAAGCTCCAGATCCGCCTGTCGGACCTCCCTCCGTACAAGGAGTGA
- the glyQ gene encoding glycine--tRNA ligase subunit alpha produces MYFQDLIFTLQKHWADQGCIATQPYDLEVGAGTMAPYTFLRALGPEPWNVAYVQPSRRPADGRFGENPNRLFQHHQFQVILKPAPKNVQELYLESLRKIRIDPLEHDIRFVEDDWESPTLGAWGLGWEVWCDGMEVTQFTYFQQCGGFDCKPVSAELTYGLERICMYLQNVENVFDIEWVKGVKYREVFHPNEVEMSRYALQESDAAMLFSLFDAYEKECKRLIERQLPLPAYDFALKCSHTFNLLDARGAISVTERAAFIKRVRDNARLCAEGYLQMRERLGYPLLKTPWTVGEQPPVLEGKPASEYWKTVQLNKPVEKKEKAEVARGA; encoded by the coding sequence ATGTATTTCCAGGATTTGATCTTCACGCTGCAGAAGCATTGGGCCGACCAGGGCTGCATCGCCACGCAGCCCTACGACCTCGAGGTCGGCGCGGGCACCATGGCCCCCTACACGTTCCTGCGGGCGCTCGGGCCGGAGCCATGGAACGTGGCGTACGTGCAGCCCTCCCGGCGCCCCGCGGACGGCCGCTTCGGGGAGAATCCCAACCGCCTGTTCCAGCATCACCAGTTCCAGGTCATCCTGAAGCCCGCGCCCAAGAACGTGCAGGAGCTCTACCTGGAGTCGCTGCGGAAGATCCGCATCGACCCGCTGGAGCACGACATCCGCTTCGTCGAGGACGACTGGGAGTCGCCCACCCTGGGCGCGTGGGGCCTGGGCTGGGAGGTCTGGTGTGACGGCATGGAGGTCACCCAGTTCACCTACTTCCAGCAGTGCGGCGGCTTCGACTGCAAGCCGGTCTCCGCGGAGCTGACGTACGGGCTCGAGCGCATCTGCATGTACCTGCAGAACGTGGAGAACGTCTTCGACATCGAGTGGGTCAAGGGCGTGAAGTACCGCGAGGTCTTCCACCCCAACGAGGTGGAGATGAGCCGCTACGCGCTCCAGGAGTCGGACGCGGCCATGCTCTTCTCGCTGTTCGACGCGTACGAGAAGGAGTGCAAGCGGCTCATCGAGCGTCAGCTGCCGCTGCCCGCGTACGACTTCGCGCTGAAGTGCTCGCACACCTTCAACCTGCTGGACGCGCGCGGCGCCATCTCCGTCACGGAGCGCGCGGCGTTCATCAAGCGCGTGCGCGACAACGCCCGCCTGTGCGCGGAGGGCTACCTGCAGATGCGCGAGCGGCTGGGCTACCCGCTCCTCAAGACGCCGTGGACGGTGGGGGAGCAGCCCCCGGTCCTGGAGGGCAAGCCGGCCAGCGAGTACTGGAAGACGGTGCAGCTCAACAAGCCGGTGGAGAAGAAGGAGAAGGCGGAGGTGGCCCGTGGCGCGTGA
- a CDS encoding FHA domain-containing protein, whose product MIDQNSRPARKVGIADHLWETYEDMAQQMGSDRDALINQALFMFARLNGFIEARSRGEAPVAAVAAAAPAAAARPAPAAAAPAARPSAPPVLAPAPAPKAEAPPPPPRGASRPTADERAAANGLDNDPVRREVAERVLETAAELERLIKGKNEPPPPNDEMVEEEEEEEPLPEPEDPALEDEQAEPEDEQVDELPEEGGALYLVTESGEQERIVKERFVIGRGKHCDFVINSGKVSREHAVIAQEGNDWIIEDLGSSNGTWFNKARIKRRKIEDGDEYFICSEKIRLVVR is encoded by the coding sequence ATGATCGATCAGAACTCCCGCCCTGCCCGCAAGGTTGGCATCGCCGACCACCTGTGGGAGACGTACGAAGACATGGCCCAGCAGATGGGCTCGGACCGCGATGCGCTGATCAATCAGGCGCTCTTCATGTTCGCGCGCCTCAACGGCTTCATCGAGGCTCGCTCCCGCGGAGAGGCCCCGGTCGCCGCGGTGGCCGCCGCCGCCCCGGCGGCCGCGGCCCGTCCGGCTCCCGCCGCGGCGGCTCCGGCCGCCCGTCCGTCGGCGCCGCCCGTGCTGGCTCCGGCCCCCGCTCCGAAGGCGGAGGCCCCGCCGCCGCCGCCCCGTGGCGCCTCGCGTCCCACCGCGGACGAGCGCGCCGCCGCCAACGGCCTGGACAACGACCCGGTGCGCCGCGAGGTCGCCGAGCGCGTGCTGGAGACCGCCGCCGAGCTCGAGCGCCTCATCAAGGGCAAGAACGAGCCCCCTCCGCCCAACGACGAGATGGTCGAGGAGGAGGAGGAAGAGGAGCCGCTGCCCGAGCCCGAGGACCCGGCCCTGGAGGACGAGCAGGCCGAGCCCGAGGACGAGCAGGTCGACGAGCTGCCCGAGGAGGGCGGGGCGCTCTACCTCGTCACCGAGTCCGGGGAGCAGGAGCGCATCGTGAAGGAGCGCTTCGTCATCGGCCGCGGCAAGCACTGCGACTTCGTCATCAACTCCGGCAAGGTCTCTCGCGAGCACGCCGTCATCGCCCAGGAGGGCAATGACTGGATCATCGAGGACCTGGGGTCTTCCAACGGGACCTGGTTCAACAAGGCCCGCATCAAGCGTCGGAAGATCGAGGACGGGGACGAATACTTCATCTGCAGCGAGAAGATCCGCCTCGTCGTCCGGTGA
- the glyS gene encoding glycine--tRNA ligase subunit beta, translating into MARDLLLEVGAEEIPASFIGPALEDLQRVVTQRLADARLKHGEARVFGTPRRLALWVKDVADAGEDVVKEVLGPSAKAAFDAQGKPTKAAEKFAEGLKLSVDQLGRAQTAKGEYLSARVEEKGRPAADILQEALHVAVHSINFRKSMRWGDVEASFARPVQWLVALLGGDVVPVVFGDVKSGRVTYGHRFLAPAAIELKAPADYEAALEKAHVVADVAKRRAQLVEKVTAAAKAVGASVMEDAALVDQVTNLVELPSPVVGSFEERHLDLPPEVLVQEMKSHQRYFSLVDGAGKLLPRFIAVSNTPVRDEQLSLRGYQRVLRARLADGRFFFDEDRKTPLADRVEKLGRVVWQGQLGTYLEKVERFRTLAVWLAVAAKRAGQSATIERASTLAKADLVTGMVGEFPELQGVMGREYARAGGEPEAVALAIFEHYLPRGAEDALPTQDAGALIGIADRLDSLCGIFAIGKAPSGAADPFGLRRACIAIIRLVLGRGYRFSLSAAVDEALRLLAPRLANVKRKAGEPAPREQVLDFFRGRLKALWGEQHRTDVVEAVLSAGFDDLVAAHQRLEALSPIVGRSDFQPLAVAFKRVVNIVEKQGRDVAGGQTQPQKLVDDAEKQLHAAFTQARERVSGFVQADDFAAALREITALKPAVDTFFDKVMVMAEDKDLRENRIRLLTEIGALFNQVADFSKIQAEVAAAA; encoded by the coding sequence GTGGCGCGTGATCTGCTGCTGGAAGTCGGGGCCGAGGAGATCCCGGCGTCGTTCATTGGCCCCGCCCTGGAGGACCTCCAGCGCGTGGTGACGCAGCGGCTGGCGGACGCGCGGCTCAAGCACGGCGAGGCGCGCGTGTTCGGCACGCCGCGGCGGCTGGCCCTGTGGGTGAAGGACGTGGCGGACGCGGGCGAGGACGTGGTGAAGGAGGTGCTGGGGCCCAGCGCGAAGGCCGCGTTCGACGCGCAGGGCAAGCCCACCAAGGCGGCGGAGAAGTTCGCCGAGGGCCTCAAGCTCTCCGTGGACCAGCTCGGCCGCGCGCAGACGGCCAAGGGCGAGTACCTGTCCGCGCGCGTGGAGGAGAAGGGCCGCCCCGCGGCGGACATCCTCCAGGAGGCGCTGCACGTCGCGGTGCACTCCATCAACTTCCGCAAGTCCATGCGCTGGGGTGACGTGGAGGCGTCCTTCGCGCGCCCGGTGCAGTGGCTGGTGGCGCTGTTGGGTGGGGACGTGGTGCCCGTGGTCTTCGGCGACGTGAAGAGCGGCCGGGTGACGTACGGCCACCGCTTCCTCGCGCCCGCCGCCATCGAGCTGAAGGCGCCCGCGGACTACGAGGCGGCGCTGGAGAAGGCGCACGTCGTGGCGGACGTGGCGAAGCGCCGCGCCCAGCTCGTGGAGAAGGTGACGGCCGCGGCGAAGGCCGTGGGCGCGTCCGTCATGGAGGACGCGGCGCTCGTGGACCAGGTGACGAACCTGGTGGAGCTGCCCAGCCCCGTCGTGGGCTCCTTCGAGGAGCGTCACCTGGACCTGCCCCCGGAGGTGCTGGTGCAGGAGATGAAGAGCCACCAGCGCTACTTCTCGCTCGTGGACGGCGCGGGGAAGCTGTTGCCCCGGTTCATCGCCGTGTCCAACACGCCCGTGCGCGACGAGCAGCTGAGCCTGCGCGGCTACCAGCGCGTGCTGCGCGCGCGCCTGGCGGACGGCCGCTTCTTCTTCGACGAGGACCGCAAGACGCCGCTGGCCGACCGCGTGGAGAAGCTGGGCCGGGTGGTGTGGCAGGGGCAACTGGGCACGTACCTGGAGAAGGTGGAGCGCTTCCGCACCCTGGCGGTGTGGCTGGCGGTGGCCGCGAAGCGGGCGGGGCAGAGCGCCACCATCGAGCGCGCGTCCACGCTGGCCAAGGCGGACCTCGTCACCGGCATGGTGGGCGAGTTCCCGGAGCTGCAGGGCGTGATGGGCCGCGAGTACGCGCGCGCCGGCGGCGAGCCGGAGGCGGTGGCGCTGGCCATCTTCGAGCACTACCTGCCCCGGGGCGCCGAGGACGCGCTGCCCACCCAGGACGCGGGCGCGCTCATCGGCATCGCGGACCGGTTGGATTCGCTGTGCGGCATCTTCGCCATCGGCAAGGCGCCCAGCGGCGCGGCGGACCCGTTCGGCCTGCGCCGCGCGTGCATCGCCATCATCCGGCTGGTGCTCGGCCGCGGCTACCGTTTCAGCCTGTCCGCCGCGGTGGACGAGGCCCTGCGGCTGCTCGCGCCCAGGCTGGCCAACGTCAAGCGCAAGGCGGGCGAGCCGGCGCCGCGCGAGCAGGTGCTGGACTTCTTCCGGGGCCGGCTCAAGGCGCTGTGGGGCGAGCAGCACCGCACGGACGTGGTGGAGGCGGTGCTCTCCGCGGGCTTCGACGACCTGGTGGCCGCGCACCAGCGCCTGGAGGCGCTCAGCCCCATCGTGGGTCGCTCGGACTTCCAGCCCCTGGCCGTGGCCTTCAAGCGCGTGGTCAACATCGTGGAGAAGCAGGGCCGCGACGTCGCGGGCGGGCAGACCCAGCCCCAGAAGCTGGTGGATGACGCCGAGAAGCAGCTCCACGCCGCCTTCACCCAGGCGCGCGAGCGGGTGTCCGGCTTCGTCCAGGCGGACGACTTCGCCGCCGCGCTCAGGGAAATCACCGCCCTCAAGCCCGCCGTGGACACCTTCTTCGACAAGGTGATGGTCATGGCGGAGGACAAGGACCTCCGGGAAAACCGGATCCGCCTGCTGACGGAGATCGGCGCCCTGTTCAACCAGGTGGCCGACTTCTCGAAGATCCAGGCCGAGGTGGCCGCGGCGGCCTGA